ATCACTCGGAACGCTCGGTCGCGATTGACCCGATCGCGCACTTCTCCTATAACCCCGCGTCGCCCCTACCCCCGAATCGGCGGGTTATCGTTCACTATGGCCCCGCTCCTCCAAAATCCCGACCCCACCCACCAGCCGATCGAGGCGTGGGACCAACCGATGTCCCCCGCGCGCACCTGCACGGTGACGCTCGTCGTGCCGACGCTCAACGAGATCGACGGCATGAAGACGATCATGCCCCAAATCCGCTCCGAATGGGTGGACCAGATCATCATCCTGGACGGCGGGTCCACCGACGGCACGGTCGAGTGGGCGCGAGCGCACGGGTATGAGGTTCATGTTCAGAGCGAACCCGGCATCCGCCAGGCGTACATGGAAGTGCTCCCGAAGGTGCGCGGGGACGTGGTGGTCACCTTCAGCCCGGACGGGAACAGTATCCCCGACCTGCTCGTCGACCTCGTTGCCAAGATCGACGAGGGCTACGACATGGTGATCGTGTCGCGGTACAAACCCCCGGCGAAGAGCACAGACGACGACTGGGTGACCGCGTTCGGGAACTGGCTGTTCACGCGCACGGTGAACCTGCTCCACGGGGGCCGGTACACCGACGCGATGGTGATCTACCGGGCGTACCGAACTCGTCTCGTCCGCGAACTGGAACTCGACCAGGACCGGTGGTACCAAACGCCCGAGCGCCTGTTCGGGTGCCGGATCAGTTGGGAACCACTGCTGTCTGTGCGCGCGGCCCGTCGACGCCTCAAAGTCGCTGAGATCGCCGGGGACGAGCCCCCACGGATCGGCGGCGAACGCAAACTCCGCGTGCTGCGGTGGGGCGCGTCGTACTACTTCCAGTTCTTCCGGGATTTCTTCCTCTGGCGCTGAGCGCCGAAATCACCACTTGAGGCGCGCCACGGATGATTCGCCGACTCGCGGAATGGAGCCGAACTCCGATCGGTCGTCGGACTATTACAGATCTCCTGGTTCTCGCCGGCGTGTTCGGGTTCGTGATGACGGCTCATGCGCCGTCGCTGAAGCACCCGCCCCGGGCGGACCAGTGGTGCTACCTCGTGGACACGATGAACGATTACTCGTTCTTCGACGCCCTGCGCCACTCGTACTCCTACAACCGCACGCGGCAAATGATGCCGGGCGACACCGATCTGTTCCGGCCCGTCTTATTCGCGCTGCTCGCCGCAGAAAAAACTGCATTCGAGGGGAATCTCGCACTCACGCAAGGGTTCGGCATCTTCCTCCATTGCGCCACTTGCGTACTGTTCCTCGTGCTGCTGCGCCAGATCGCGAACATCGTTCGCCCACCGAGCGAAGGGCCGTCCACAACTGATGTTGGCCGCGACTACCTTATCTACGCCGCGCTCGCGTTCTTCGCGCTCAACCCGTGCGGTCAGGAACTCGTCATCTGGAGCCACCTGCACGGTTATCTGCTGTTCCTGCTGTTTCTCCTCGGGTCCGTGAGCTGCTTGTTCCGGTACGCGAGCGGCGTGCAGAATGGCGCCCCCGCACGCGGATACCTTGGAGGGGCGTGGGTACTGACGCTTCTCTCGGCGTTCACTTACGAGTTGGGCCAGTTCTACGCCGTCCTTGCCGGCGCGTTTACTGCGGCTGTACTGCTTCCGCAAATCGGAAAGAAGCGCGCGGCGGTCGTGGTGGTGGCGTTCGCTTCGATCATGGTTGTCTACCAGACGACGAACCGAATCGACCTCCGTGCCCACCGCGGGAACTACGTCGCCGACAATTTAGGGCCGGCCATCGTAGACCAGGCGTTCACGCGCGCGACGCTCGAGCACTCCGTGCGTTACGGAAGCTACACTGCGGTTCAGCCGTTCTTCCCCTCGCTGGTTCAGACGACGTACAGCGGACAGCGCCTCCAGATCGCGGAGAGCCTGGATTGGAAGATCCGGCTGCGGTTCCTGTCACCGGCAGTGGCAACGTCGATCGCCGTATTTGGAGCAGCAGCAATTCTGGGGCTTGTAGGGCTATGGCGACTCGTTGGCACACGGGCACGGTTACCGCTGCTCACGTTGCTGCTGCCGACCACGTTGTACGCTGCTTACGGTGCGATGACCGTGCTCGGCCGAATGAACATGCGACCCACACCGTACATCCTCAGCTCGAATTCGTACTACGCCTACACGGCACTACTGTTTGGGCTGCTGGCGGCATCGGCCGCGTGGTTCGCGGTCGGTTCGTGGGGCGGTCGCATTCGCACCGGGTTAGTGATCGGACTTCTCGCACTCAGCACGTTGGGAGCCGAACGCATCCGCGATGTGAACATCACGGTAACACAGCAGGAACAAGAACTAAGCCGCGCGTTACGATCTGTCCAAACGTTCGTGGACGCACACCGGCGCGAACCGGGCTTCAGCTTCGAGATCGACTACGCGGCGTCCGACCCCGTGGTTAAGATCCACAACCGCCGGACCACGCAGATCGTGTTTAACGAGTGGATGTCCGCACCCCAACCGCGGTATCGGGTCGTGCTCCGAGACGGGAAAGTCCAAACTCAACCCGCGTCCGTTGCGTCCGCGCCTGCCCGATAGTTTTCGAGTCACAGTGGGATGGGCTACTCACATGCGACAATAACAATCCGCAAGTCGCAACAACGTAATAATTTCACCCAGCATCGGTTCGCGCACGTTTGCTCAGTGTGCGAACCGATTCTACGTTTGGGGCACACAACGTTGACAGGACAGCACGCCAATGCCCGTTCTCTCCCACCCAAAAGCGCTTGCTCCCGCGCCGGCTCCGCGTACCCGCGACATCGTCACGTCGGACCTGGAGCGCGTCGAATCGTACCCCATGCTGTCGGACTCGGCGATCCGAGCCGCAGCTCTCGCAAACAACCCCGAGGCATCCGCGGCCGATGTCGCGGCCATCATCCGCCGGGATAGTGTGCTCGCAGCCGCCGTGCTCCGCGTGGCGAACACGTGGACGTACCGCGGACGGACGGAAGTCGGGGACATCCTTCAGGCAGTAATCCGGATCGGTTTGAGAGAGTGTGCAACGCTCGTCTGCGCGATCGGGATGCGGAACCTGTACAAGACGCACCCGCCCGAAGTGCAGAAGCGGTGCGACGCGCTGCTCCGGCACTCACTGTTCGTGGCACAAGTCGCCTCCGGATTGAATCAGATCACCCAGTTCGAGTTCGGGGGAATGGAGTTCACCGCCGGGTTGCTGCACGACATCGGGCGCCTGATTGCCACCGTGAAAGCACCCGAAGCGGCTGCCGCGGCCGACCCACTCGATTTCCGTGAGGACGAGGAAACGCTCTCCCACGAGCGCGCCGTGTTGGGCATCGATCACTGCGCAATCGGGTACCAGTTCGCGAACCAAAGTTCACTGCCCGAACCGGTCGTTCGCGTGATTCTGAACCACCACCGGCCCGGGGAAGAGAAGCTCCATCGGGAACTCGTAGCCCTGCTCTCCGCCGCGGACGCGCTGGCCAACTACGTTCAGGACAAGCACAAGATCGCCGGGTTCAACTCGGCTCACCATCCGGCCTTCGCTATTCTGATGGACGGTTTGACCCCAGAACTCAAGTCCAAGTTCCGCAGTTCGTTCTCGGAAACAGTCGTCCAGGCACTCCGGGATACCCGGGCTCTACTCAAGGCGTTCGCTTCCAACGAATGACCCTTCTGCAGTGAGCCAGACCGCAAGCGCTCACGAGCTCTCGGGGCGCTTCCGAACCGTGAGCGGGACAATCTCCGGTTTACGCGCCGCTGTCACAATCCGAGCCAGCGCGTTTTGAAGTACCTCGGCTTCGTCATCGGACAGGTGATCCCCGAAGTGCCGGGTGATTAGCTTCTCGTACACGGCCCACGTCCGTTTGAGAGCCGCGGCGCCCTTCTCTGTCAGCACCGCGTAGGAACCGCGTCGGTCGTTCGGCACGTCTTCACGACGCAACAGCCCGTCGCGTTCGAGTCGGTCCGTCAAGCGCGTGATCCCGCTCCGCGTGAGGAGTGTGGCTGCGGCGAGTTCGCTCAACCGGATACGACTCTCGGGGGCTTCACACACCACCAAGAGCACATCGTAGGCATCCATTCCCAAAACACCCGCCGTTGTAAGCTCGTCGTCCATCTTCTGCACGAGCAGAGCTTGAGCCGTTAGAAGGGAGCGCCACGCCACCTGTCTCGGCTCGATCGGCTTGCGATTCTTCATATCCCCTCGCAGAAGTTGAC
This region of Gemmata massiliana genomic DNA includes:
- a CDS encoding MarR family winged helix-turn-helix transcriptional regulator codes for the protein MKNRKPIEPRQVAWRSLLTAQALLVQKMDDELTTAGVLGMDAYDVLLVVCEAPESRIRLSELAAATLLTRSGITRLTDRLERDGLLRREDVPNDRRGSYAVLTEKGAAALKRTWAVYEKLITRHFGDHLSDDEAEVLQNALARIVTAARKPEIVPLTVRKRPESS
- a CDS encoding glycosyltransferase family 2 protein; the protein is MAPLLQNPDPTHQPIEAWDQPMSPARTCTVTLVVPTLNEIDGMKTIMPQIRSEWVDQIIILDGGSTDGTVEWARAHGYEVHVQSEPGIRQAYMEVLPKVRGDVVVTFSPDGNSIPDLLVDLVAKIDEGYDMVIVSRYKPPAKSTDDDWVTAFGNWLFTRTVNLLHGGRYTDAMVIYRAYRTRLVRELELDQDRWYQTPERLFGCRISWEPLLSVRAARRRLKVAEIAGDEPPRIGGERKLRVLRWGASYYFQFFRDFFLWR
- a CDS encoding HDOD domain-containing protein: MPVLSHPKALAPAPAPRTRDIVTSDLERVESYPMLSDSAIRAAALANNPEASAADVAAIIRRDSVLAAAVLRVANTWTYRGRTEVGDILQAVIRIGLRECATLVCAIGMRNLYKTHPPEVQKRCDALLRHSLFVAQVASGLNQITQFEFGGMEFTAGLLHDIGRLIATVKAPEAAAAADPLDFREDEETLSHERAVLGIDHCAIGYQFANQSSLPEPVVRVILNHHRPGEEKLHRELVALLSAADALANYVQDKHKIAGFNSAHHPAFAILMDGLTPELKSKFRSSFSETVVQALRDTRALLKAFASNE